The Staphylococcus sp. NRL 16/872 DNA segment AAGACTCCTTTTTGTTAAAATTATACTATAAATTCAACTTTGCAACAGAACCTGATATAATATAAAAGTCGTCGTTTTACTTCTGTGCTGTAATTAGCATGGAAGGAGGTGACATCATGTTCAGCATCATATTTGTATCTTTAATAGCTCCTATAATAGTAGGGGTTATACTCACGCTATTTTCTTATTGGCTAAATAAGCGTGATAGATAATTAAACGACGACATAGTCAATACACCCAAAAAGAGCCCGATAACTACTGTGAATAGTTATCGGGCTCGGTGTTTATCATGCTTAGCATCATATTTGTTAATTACATTATAACACCATAGTGGATAGGAATGCAAAATTGCATATCTAAAATTATACATTTTTCTTTTTAAAAGCGAAAATAACTAATGCTAAAAAGATAATAATATAAACAATGTTCCCAATATATAGTTCATGTAACTCTAGTTTAGTCATTTTTTTGAATACTTCGTTATCTAATACTTGTGTACTTAAATTTAACATGTTGATAGGATTCCATTTTAACCATTCCCATTGAGCAATTGCCGCAAAGAGTATGCCTGAAATAACAGAAGAAGCAAAGTAGAAGACAATTCCTACAGCAATCGAAACACCTGGTGATTTTAAAAGGCAAGAAATTAATAATGTTAAACTCAATATTAACCACATACCAATATAAGTAGCTAAAGCAGTTAACAAGTGCTCTTGTAACAGTGATAAATTGTCACCAGATTGTTTTAAAATATCCATATCAGAAAATAGCACTAATTTTAAACCTAAGCTTATCAAAGTAGTAACAATAAATAATACTAATGAATAAATAAATAAAGCGCTAAATTTACTTAAAATAATACTCATTCTTGAGTAGTTTCTATAAAGTAAGTTCTTAATTGTACCATAGTGAAATTCCATAGTGATTATGGTTGCTGCTTGAATAATCATTAAGAAGAAGATCCAAGAAAATCCTGTATACCCTTGTTTGAACTGTGATTCTGGCTTAAGTATATCTTCATAATTATTACTTAAAACTGCCATAGCAATCATTAGAATAAATATTATAATTGGGATAATAATGGATGATTTCTTTTTAAATATCTTATAAAGTTCTTGATTAATTAAAGTGCCCATTATGATTGTTCCCCCTTTTGATCAATAATATTAAGTAATATATTTTCTAAATCACTTTCATTTGATTGGTTCAATTCTTCCATAGTAGTCTCTTTAATAATTTTACCTTTATCAATAATTAAAATTGAGTCTGTAACTTTTACAAGTTCACTTAAAATATGACTAGATATTAAAAAAGTTACACCTTGATTTTTAAAGTCTATAATCGTCTCTCTCACATTTTTTACGGCTTTTGGATCTAAGCCGTTCATTGGTTCATCTAAAATAACTAATTTAGGATGATTTAAAAGTGCCAGAGCGATACCTAGCTTTTGTTTCATTCCTAATGAATAAGTTTTTGCTTTACTATGTATAAAATCATTCATTTCTAACTTATCAACAATTTGCTGAATATTACTTGTGTCTTTATCTTCATTAATAAGCTTCATATTTTCAAAACCAGTAAGAAATGGAT contains these protein-coding regions:
- a CDS encoding ABC transporter permease; translation: MGTLINQELYKIFKKKSSIIIPIIIFILMIAMAVLSNNYEDILKPESQFKQGYTGFSWIFFLMIIQAATIITMEFHYGTIKNLLYRNYSRMSIILSKFSALFIYSLVLFIVTTLISLGLKLVLFSDMDILKQSGDNLSLLQEHLLTALATYIGMWLILSLTLLISCLLKSPGVSIAVGIVFYFASSVISGILFAAIAQWEWLKWNPINMLNLSTQVLDNEVFKKMTKLELHELYIGNIVYIIIFLALVIFAFKKKNV
- a CDS encoding type I toxin-antitoxin system Fst family toxin encodes the protein MFSIIFVSLIAPIIVGVILTLFSYWLNKRDR
- a CDS encoding ATP-binding cassette domain-containing protein, whose product is MELLTLNEISKNIKSKKILKDVSFTLNSGDIIGLVGGNGAGKTTLMKVILGLSSYQSGTLKSHTLNKSNDIGALIENPGLYPFLTGFENMKLINEDKDTSNIQQIVDKLEMNDFIHSKAKTYSLGMKQKLGIALALLNHPKLVILDEPMNGLDPKAVKNVRETIIDFKNQGVTFLISSHILSELVKVTDSILIIDKGKIIKETTMEELNQSNESDLENILLNIIDQKGEQS